One genomic segment of Synechocystis sp. LKSZ1 includes these proteins:
- the fabF gene encoding beta-ketoacyl-ACP synthase II produces MANLEKKRVVVTGLGAITPIGNTLADYWQGLLQGANGIGPITHFDASNHACRFAGEVKGFDPLQYLDRKEAKRMDRFAQFAVCASQQALADAQLVINELNADDIGVLIGTGIGGLKVLEDQQEILLTKGPGRCSPFMIPMMIANMAAGLTAIHVGAKGPNTCTVTACAAGSNAVGDAFRLVQSGYAKAMICGGTEAAITPLSFAGFSAARALSFRNDDPLHASRPFDKDRDGFVMGEGAGILILEELEQAIQRGAKIYAEIVGYAMTCDAYHITSPVPDGRGATQAMTLALKDAGLAPESVSYINAHGTSTPANDVTETRAIKQALGAHAHNLVVSSTKSMTGHLLGGSGGIEAVATVMAIAEDRVPPTINLENPDPDCDLDYVPSTSRALPVEVALSNSFGFGGHNVTLAFKKYH; encoded by the coding sequence ATGGCAAATTTAGAAAAAAAAAGGGTCGTTGTGACGGGATTGGGGGCCATTACCCCCATCGGTAACACCCTCGCTGACTACTGGCAAGGACTTTTGCAGGGTGCCAATGGCATCGGCCCAATTACCCATTTTGATGCCAGCAATCATGCCTGCCGTTTTGCGGGAGAGGTCAAAGGTTTTGATCCTTTGCAATACCTAGACCGTAAAGAGGCCAAGCGGATGGATCGTTTTGCCCAATTTGCAGTGTGTGCCAGCCAGCAGGCCCTGGCAGACGCCCAACTAGTGATTAATGAACTGAATGCTGATGATATCGGCGTTCTCATTGGCACAGGCATTGGTGGACTAAAGGTATTAGAAGACCAGCAGGAAATATTGCTGACCAAGGGGCCGGGTCGCTGTAGTCCCTTTATGATCCCGATGATGATTGCCAACATGGCGGCGGGCTTAACGGCCATTCACGTTGGAGCTAAGGGCCCGAATACCTGTACGGTGACGGCCTGTGCGGCCGGTTCTAATGCGGTCGGTGATGCTTTTCGTTTGGTACAAAGCGGCTATGCCAAGGCCATGATCTGCGGCGGAACAGAAGCTGCTATTACCCCCCTGTCCTTTGCTGGCTTTTCTGCCGCACGGGCACTCTCTTTCCGCAATGATGACCCTCTCCATGCCAGCCGTCCCTTTGACAAAGACCGAGACGGTTTTGTCATGGGAGAAGGGGCCGGCATTCTCATCCTCGAAGAGTTAGAGCAAGCAATCCAGCGAGGGGCCAAAATTTATGCCGAAATTGTCGGTTATGCGATGACCTGCGATGCCTACCACATTACTTCTCCTGTCCCCGATGGCCGGGGCGCCACCCAAGCCATGACCCTAGCCCTGAAGGATGCGGGCCTGGCCCCGGAAAGTGTGAGCTACATCAACGCCCACGGTACCAGTACTCCTGCTAACGATGTGACCGAAACGCGAGCCATTAAGCAGGCCCTGGGGGCCCATGCCCATAATCTGGTGGTCAGTTCTACCAAATCGATGACAGGCCATCTTCTGGGCGGTTCCGGGGGGATTGAAGCGGTGGCAACGGTGATGGCCATTGCTGAAGACCGGGTTCCCCCGACCATTAATCTAGAAAATCCCGACCCGGATTGTGACCTCGACTATGTGCCCAGCACTAGCCGGGCCCTGCCAGTGGAGGTGGCCCTATCCAATTCCTTTGGCTT
- a CDS encoding ArsB/NhaD family transporter, translating into MVTNFPALLSLAVFIGVIALIMSEKIHLTVAAFLGALVLVFSHVITLKEGIDYISQSYATLALFFGVMVLVRAFEPTKIFEYLATQMVLLAKGSGKLLVLGVIGITTPICAVLPNATTVMLLAPLIPPIAEEIGVDFVPLLILMVFVANSAGLLTLVGDPATFIVGSSINITFNEYLFKLSFGGLLAVLSILAIAPFLFRSIWNRQFTHLEDLPHPQINHPQVLMLGGLIIALVLLFFVIGETLPVPVTPAAVALLGAGLALLLAHQSKIDTVPNILRDVDWSTLIFFMSTFVIIGSLEKTGVTAYLAQLLAVLVGKNIAFGSIVLVFAVGLLSSVVPNIPLVVAMVPLLKQYVVNIGMAGSEVLSPDFAGQFPPAVLPLFYAMMFGATLGGNGTLVGASSNIVAAGISEQHGRPISFHRFLRYGLPTMAVQLVVAAVFVGWLLWQN; encoded by the coding sequence ATGGTGACTAATTTCCCTGCTCTCCTCTCTTTAGCGGTCTTTATTGGGGTGATTGCCCTGATCATGTCGGAGAAAATCCACCTAACGGTGGCGGCCTTCCTGGGGGCCCTGGTTCTAGTGTTTAGCCATGTCATCACCTTGAAAGAAGGCATTGACTACATCAGCCAAAGCTACGCCACTCTGGCCCTCTTTTTTGGGGTGATGGTACTCGTCCGGGCCTTTGAACCGACTAAAATCTTCGAGTATTTGGCCACCCAAATGGTGCTCTTGGCCAAAGGAAGTGGCAAACTGCTCGTCCTGGGCGTCATTGGTATTACCACGCCCATTTGCGCTGTACTGCCCAATGCCACAACGGTCATGCTGTTGGCCCCCTTGATTCCTCCCATCGCCGAGGAAATTGGGGTGGATTTTGTTCCCCTGCTAATTCTGATGGTGTTCGTGGCCAATAGTGCCGGACTGTTAACCCTGGTGGGAGATCCGGCTACCTTTATTGTTGGTAGCTCCATCAATATCACCTTCAATGAGTATCTGTTCAAACTCAGTTTTGGCGGTCTGTTGGCCGTGCTTTCTATCTTGGCCATTGCGCCTTTTCTCTTCCGTAGTATCTGGAATCGCCAATTTACCCACCTGGAAGACCTACCCCATCCCCAGATTAATCATCCCCAGGTTTTGATGTTGGGGGGCCTGATTATCGCCCTGGTACTCCTCTTTTTTGTGATCGGTGAAACCCTGCCAGTTCCGGTGACTCCCGCCGCCGTTGCCCTACTGGGGGCCGGTCTGGCCCTGTTGCTGGCCCACCAAAGTAAAATTGATACGGTTCCCAATATTCTGCGAGATGTGGACTGGAGTACTTTGATCTTTTTCATGTCCACCTTTGTGATTATTGGTTCTTTAGAAAAAACCGGCGTAACGGCCTACCTGGCCCAATTGCTAGCAGTTTTAGTCGGTAAAAATATTGCCTTCGGTTCTATCGTTTTAGTGTTTGCGGTCGGCTTGCTTTCCAGTGTGGTGCCCAATATTCCCCTGGTTGTGGCCATGGTGCCCCTGCTAAAACAGTACGTTGTCAATATCGGTATGGCCGGGTCTGAGGTGTTGAGTCCCGACTTTGCCGGTCAATTTCCGCCAGCAGTATTGCCCCTGTTCTACGCCATGATGTTTGGGGCGACCTTAGGGGGCAATGGCACCCTAGTGGGGGCCTCTTCTAATATTGTTGCGGCGGGTATTTCTGAACAACATGGCCGTCCGATTTCTTTCCATCGCTTTCTCCGTTATGGCCTGCCGACCATGGCGGTTCAATTAGTAGTAGCCGCTGTTTTTGTCGGCTGGCTCCTGTGGCAAAACTAG
- a CDS encoding acyl carrier protein produces MNQAIFEKVKTIVVDQLEVDADKVTPEASFANDLGADSLDTVELVMALEEEFGVEIPDEVAETIDTVGKAVDYISEKSEN; encoded by the coding sequence ATGAACCAAGCTATTTTTGAAAAAGTTAAAACCATTGTAGTCGATCAACTTGAAGTCGATGCAGATAAAGTCACGCCGGAAGCCAGTTTTGCCAATGACCTCGGTGCAGATTCCCTCGATACGGTGGAATTAGTCATGGCCTTAGAAGAAGAATTTGGAGTAGAAATTCCGGACGAAGTAGCCGAGACCATCGATACCGTCGGCAAAGCGGTGGATTACATCAGCGAAAAAAGCGAGAACTAA